CCAGGGTTGTCCCCCATCCCCCGTCCCCGATGACGGCGATATGGCGGATATGTGGATGAGGTCCCGATTTTTTCGTCTTTTTCTTCATGATGACGTTATGGAAACTCCTATGGAGTGGTCCTGATCATTATACTTGCGTCCGCCGTTTCTCCCAATCAAAAATAAATTTTCAAGACGGTCCGGTAACTCTTCCGGGGAATAACGTGTCCCTATGGACATTTGCGGTTTAAAGGGCCGGGTTGATTTTTATCCTATAGAGCGTGAAAGTTTCGTTCTCATAAATTTTTTCGAAGATCTCGTTTTCCGGCAGGGGCAGATAACGCATGGAGACGATGTAATTGACCTTATACTTCAGCAGGGCCGTCATGACCGCCGGGCCGATGGGGGCATCGACAATGACCTTGAAGCTTTCTACATCCCTGAGCCGCCGGCGCCACTCCACAGCTGCCCGGTAATCAAACCCGATGATCCCGCAATCCCTGTAGCAGACCACGATCGGCCGTTCGGAGAAGATGCGGAACCCGCCCATCTCCATGTCGTTGGGCACGAGGAACATCGCCTGGCGCGGTGTATTGGCTTTCGCGTACTTCTGCATGTCGATCCAGTTGCGCTGAAGCTGCCAGAATCCCGGGGAGGTCCGTTCCATGACCAGATGCTTGTGATGATAGAACGCAAAATTGATGAGCAGGGCCGCCAGGGGGATGAAAATGAGGATTTTTCTGCAGATAGAAACATCGATCAATTTTTTATTGAGAAGAATATGCAGACAGAAGACCCCCAGGCAAAAAACGAGCCCCCACATCCAGGGGACGGTTTGGGAAAGGAGTGCCTGAGAACCCGGGCCGGCGATGAGTCCGCGCAAACAATAACCGGCGGACAGGGCCAGTCCCGCCCCCAGGACACCTGTGAGGAGCCGAACCGTCCGGGGCATCCAACGGGACCGGTTTTCCAGAACATACAACGTGACCCCAAAGGCTGCAAGCACCGCGGTCGTGCCGTACAGGGTCTGCAGGGACGCCATGCTGTATTTTTTTGCGGATAAAAGGGCAACCATCCCCCACCCCGCCGAGGAGGCCACCGGCAGGATCAGCAACGCGGCAAGGATCCTGTCTTTATTCTTCCGGGCTTTTGTCCGGACAAGTTCTGCGCTCAGCAGGCATATCCAGAGGAACACGGTCAGAAGAGCGACAGCTTCGCCGTAGCGGATCAACAGGAACAACCAGCATGTTCCCACCCCTACGAACGGGTTGGCTGTGCAGGCGGCCCGGACAACCAGTACGGCCGTATACCCCATGAGGAGGAACTGGAGATATTGCGTGTTCCGGACAAGATTCAGGTCCAGCATGAACGGGTTGGGCCAGACATAGGAGAACAAGAATGACAGGACGACAAATCCGGCCACGCAGGCGGCCATGACCTGTGTTTTCGCGTCTTTTCGGAACTCTTCGCTAAAGAAATAATTCAGCAGGTAAAAGGCGGCCAGCACAAGGTACATGTCCACGGCCTTGAAAAACGTGCTCCAGTCGGACAACGCGGCTTTGAGGGGGATCTCATAAAAGGTGAAGTTTTGCGGGCAGGCCAGCTGATACAGCCCGATCCATCCGCCGTCGTACTCCCCTTTCCCCGGCCCTTCTCCCAGGTATTTCTGGAATACCCAGATGATGAGAGGCGCCGCGGCCAGGACAAAAGACAGGCCGGCCTGCAGAAGGGTTCTGATGCCGTGCTGCCGGATACGCCACAGCAAATAGGCAGACACATAAACCATCGGGTAAAGGCTGTAAAGCGCGTGAAAATTGGCGGCCAGCCCCAGGAGAAAGGCCGCGAGGATAAAACGCTCTTTATAGAAATAATAGAGGCCGGCGAAGATCACCGCCATGGCCAGTTCCTGGTGCGAGAACGTCCGGTAGAGGAACTCCTCCACCCTGCCGACGAGAATGATCGTCATCACGGACGCGGCGGCGATCCAGACCTGTCCTGTGAGCAGCCGCCAGAGCTTGTGCATCCAGAAAAACATGAAATACCGTGACAGCAGATACAGGACAAAATACACGGCCGGGACCTGGTCCACGGAAATGAGTTTGGCCAGCAAGGGATAGAGAAACGATGTGAAATTCCGCGCCAGGCTGTCGACGTAATAGTCGTTCGGGTAGAGCGACGGATTGATGAGTTTCTTTAAAAGGGGGATTTCGAGGTGCTGGTCGTCCCAGGCGTAGGTGTAGCCGTTGGCCAGGAGGAAAACGGCCAGCAGGATCGCGGCGATGACCCAATCGCTGGCAAGGATGCGTGGTATGGAAATGCGGTTATTCATGGCCGGATCGGTTGCGGGCGGCCTGTCCGGTGACGGCCCGGACTACCATAAAACCCATTCAGGGGTGTCCCGACTTCCTCTAAGAATAAAACGGAGCGGTTGGGACGACCAGGTCATTCTCCCCGAATGGTCCCGGCTGCCATCAAACATACCGGAGAAGTCGGGACAAATTCTGTTTTATATTCAAAATGACCATTTCACCACCATTTTCACCACCAAAATTATTCATTTTTTCTAATCCCCGAGCAATGGACTTTTGAATCGGATTCGAATAACTGTTGCATGTATAATGACATCCCACTGATTGCATGCGCACCTGAAGCGATAATTTTCCCAGAATTTTTGTCGATAAAATACCTCATTTCAGAATCGCCCAAACCCAAAAAGTCAGAAGCGAATAACAAACTTGGTTTTGAACGAAATATAACCAACCACGCTCCCAACTTCCTTTCTCTACCATCTTTTTTTAGAACGCATTGACAGTTCTCAAGCCTTGGAGTAATAACGCGAAAGGAATTCTTACTATCAGAATTTATCAGATTATGTTTAGCGATAAGGATAGCCTCTTCCTCCTTTATGCCGTCACTGTAATTTATTTTCGCATAATTTTTTTCAATTGAGCCAATAGTAGCGCACCCCAATAAAAAAAGGGAAGAGAATATCATACAGGTCATGCTCTTCATTAGTCTCTTACTCAATTTCCCTCCTTTTTGGCGGCAGCTCTTTCCACCACCATTTCACCACCAAAAATGATTTTTACCTACACTTTTCCCTTGCGATACCTTGATTTGCCCTGAAATCACTGTATCACAATGAGTTTGGAAATGAAATTTTATATAGAAAAATAAACGGAGAGGTCGGGATTTACCGCCAGATGAAGACTTCCCGGAGGACCTGGAACATGTATGCCGCACCCCAGCGCATGACCTGGAGTTTTCTCTCCCCTCCCTCGCGGGCGGGTTCGTCGCCGGGGATGTCCGCGACCTTGAGCTTTCGCTTGGCGCAGCGGATGGACAAGAGCGGCTCCCAGCTGATCACGGTGTGGAACAGCTTTTCCTCGAATTCATAGCTGGAATCTTTATCGAGGCCAAGCTCCCGGATCAGGCTTGTTTTATAGGCCCGGTAGATCACCATCGCGTCGGTGTAACGGCCCCCATGGAGCAGGTTGATGGACGTCGTAAAAAGTTTGTTCCCGAACCCGGTGACGGCGTCGTCATCATAGCTTTTGGCGCCTTTGGCATAGCGGGAAACGATCACCATGTCGTACCCTTCCCTCATCTTGGCGATACAGTCCGGGATGAGCTCGGGGATCGAATTGCCGTCCGGGCTGAAGGTCAGGATCACGTCACCCGTGATGTGCGGCAGGGCCTCCATGTAGGCGTGGCGCATGCCCTTCTTTTTCTGGATGACGATGGGATAGCCCATCTGACGGGCGTATTCGATGGTCCCGTCCTTGGACTGGCCGTCAACGATCAGGAGCTGGTCGTACCATTCCTTTTTGATCTTGGGCATGATGGTTTTCATGCCTTCGACTTCGTTGAGCGTGGGGATAAGGAGAGTGACTTTCATGTTTGGCTCTGGGATAAACTTCTGGAGTTATTATACATTTAGGGAAAGAAAAGTATATGTGTTTTTGACTTTTTCCGGGGATGCCCCGAGGCCTGGCCGTAAAGGTTGGCGGGCGTCAATAAAAAACCCCGCGGTTTGCTGCGGGGTCGCGCAAATGGAGCGGGCGATGAGAATCGAACTCACGTTACCAGCTTGGAAGGCTGGAGTTCTACCACTGAACTACGCCCGCGGGAAAAATGGTGGGCAGGGGCGGATTCGAACCACCGAAGCGCAAGCGCAACAGATTTACAGTCTGTTCTCGTTGACCACTTGAGTACCTGCCCGTATGAAGATTTCCCGAAGTCAGAAAGTAAGCCGGGAATGGGAGCCTTCCAATAACAAAAGGACTGACAAAAACATATTATATTAGATAACCGGAGGGCATTTGGTCAAGGGTTAAGTTCTCTTGTTTCATCGCCGGCCCCCTTGCCGGATGATTTATTCCCCGGGAGCCCGATGCCCGTAAAGGACAAAATATCTTGCCGCCATCAACCCGATCCGCGCGGGAAGGACGCCCATCAGGATATTCAACATGTTGTCGACCTGCCGTATCGCAAAGTTTTTGTAAGGCCCATGGGAGCCGCACACAACTTTGGTCTCGAATCCATCGGCTTCCAGCGTGCCGGCCAGCATAAAAGGATCCATGAGGTGCTCGGCCCAATTTCCCGTGTAAGGATCGCATGTGTTGGTCGGGTGGTCCGGGGCGCCGGGGAACTCCGAAGTTCGCAAATAGGCGTCAACGCATTTTTTGATGTCATCCCCCCTCTTGCCCCGGGTCACTTGCGCCAAGCGGGAAATTTCCTGATCTCCCAGGGCGACCCCCTTGTCGGCGAGGTGCTGAGCGATCATTTCTCTTCGTGCTTTGAGGTAGGATTTCAGGGAATCCCGCTCTTTCCAGCCATAGCCGCCGACGCGATCCTGATTTTCAATGGTACGCTGTTTTTTCATCAGGATCCACTTCTTAAGAGGATTGTAGACATTCGCATCTGTCGCGAGGACGACTGTTAGTCCATCGTTGCTGACAAGAGGGATCTTTTTAAGAAAATCATCGATATCATAGATGTGCTCAATGACGTTATTGGATATCACGGCGTTGCAAGGCATGCGATGCGTCTGGAAAAAGTCAATGAGGGCGCGGATGTCTCCGGCCACATACTGGTCGGCCGGTTTTCCGATGGCATCGGCAATGACTTTGGCGTCCGCGCAGGAAATCTCATAAATGTCATTATAGACCACCCGGCCGATTCCGAGCTCTTTCGCCAGCAACGAAAGCATCCCCCATCCGCCGCCATAATCCAGGATGGAGATGTCCTGGGGCTCATGGGGATGCTGGGCCAGGGCCAACGACAAAAGGAAAGCGTGAATATGTAAATGAACGGACAACTCCTGCCGGGTCTTTGAAAAATAGCTCTTGTTGTAATCGGAGATGGGGAGGTTTTGGATATCCAGCCCCAGGATTTTGGGGGCTATGCGGGCAGCGGCGATCTTGACCTCTCTGTCCCATTTTTGCTGCAACTCGCGCTTGATTCCGCTGGAAGTGTTCATAAGGGTTTTTGCTTAGTCGTTTGGGACATATTTTAAAAGGATACCCTCCCAGGCCATCCATTTGAAAACTGGAGCTGGCGAGAGGCTTCGAACCCCCGACCTGCTGATTACAAATCAGCTGCTCTACCAACTGAGCTACGCCAGCTATAACTTTTGCTTAGAATCAATGCTTGCCCCGGCGCCGGTTTTGCTCAGAAGCGTTTTTGCCCCGAGCGCAGCCGAAGGGCTGACCTGCGCCGCAATTGACCTT
The sequence above is a segment of the Candidatus Omnitrophota bacterium genome. Coding sequences within it:
- a CDS encoding class I SAM-dependent methyltransferase, with product MNTSSGIKRELQQKWDREVKIAAARIAPKILGLDIQNLPISDYNKSYFSKTRQELSVHLHIHAFLLSLALAQHPHEPQDISILDYGGGWGMLSLLAKELGIGRVVYNDIYEISCADAKVIADAIGKPADQYVAGDIRALIDFFQTHRMPCNAVISNNVIEHIYDIDDFLKKIPLVSNDGLTVVLATDANVYNPLKKWILMKKQRTIENQDRVGGYGWKERDSLKSYLKARREMIAQHLADKGVALGDQEISRLAQVTRGKRGDDIKKCVDAYLRTSEFPGAPDHPTNTCDPYTGNWAEHLMDPFMLAGTLEADGFETKVVCGSHGPYKNFAIRQVDNMLNILMGVLPARIGLMAARYFVLYGHRAPGE
- a CDS encoding glycosyltransferase family 2 protein, which produces MKVTLLIPTLNEVEGMKTIMPKIKKEWYDQLLIVDGQSKDGTIEYARQMGYPIVIQKKKGMRHAYMEALPHITGDVILTFSPDGNSIPELIPDCIAKMREGYDMVIVSRYAKGAKSYDDDAVTGFGNKLFTTSINLLHGGRYTDAMVIYRAYKTSLIRELGLDKDSSYEFEEKLFHTVISWEPLLSIRCAKRKLKVADIPGDEPAREGGERKLQVMRWGAAYMFQVLREVFIWR